The sequence TGTAACAAGCAATATTCAAACTCcttaatgtatatataaaatgcactTAATCCTTTCAAACACCCAAGGAAGTGGTTACCAGGTTTTTCCCCATATTACAGTTCCAAGGAAATGAACGGGCAGGGAATTTATGCAATTTGTCTGTTTCACAGTTAATATTTCAGAATTTGAGCTCTATGCAGTATGGCTTTAACCactacacaattaaaaaaatttttctgagaTAGGTGATTGAGAGCTTTAGGAGAGcattttttttaaggtttgttATTCTTATGGTTAAATAACTCAACTTTATCTTTCCTAAAAAATAGCAAATTGCTCAAGTTTCCAGTGTTTTATTTCACTAATGGCAAGAATTGTTGTGCCACTAACATGATATACTTAAAGTTAATGAAAACtacatctatttatctatctgtccACTATTCCAAGTCAACATATTTCACCTCCAAAATCATGTCAGGGGAAATTAATACTGTACCTTAGGAGCTTGCAAGAAGTGGAAATAGGCATCTTAGTTGGCTCTTAGTTGCTGAGATAATGATTATACTTTTCTTCTGACCCAGTTTGGACACTTCAtcatgttttaataaataaaatactttgcctTCAGCATTAATAGGAAGCTGTCTAGGCCTTTACTCTCCTTAtaacttaagaaaaaagaaaatatttgctataatGACTTCCAGATCAAACCAAAATATTGGCATAAGCAAATACTTAGGATAAATAGACCTTCCAAAAATCTACAGTAGTAGCCAAACGGATGAAATGTTTCAAGAATCCGCTTTGTAGAATGACCTATAGCTATGCCTAAGACTTTCAAATAAACATTAGTTACTTATGTAAGGAAGtgtaaaaaaatactttttccacCTTTAATATATCTGTTCTcataattcaatttataatagtcctatatttatttttcagaacatTAAGAAAGCAATGATGTTCTACCAACATAATCCAGTCCTTTCTTGTTTTAATGAGTGCCTCCCCCAGCCAAATACTCATCTTATGAGCTGAATGGCAGCTCTATATGCCCAAACATTAAATTTATGGAAACTCCAGTTTTAAATGAATAGAGTCATTGCTAAAATAAAAGTATTGGTTTCTAAATTCCATTTTGAACTAACATATTTACTGTATCCTGCAGCTTTGATTGGCAGTATCTAATATGCCTTTAAAATCCAGAGTTGCTTCTGTATCCTAAGTACAAATGAAACAGCAGGAATGGGCAGGCAGTATAGTGTTGCTCTAACCATGCTTGCCTTGGGGAACTGTGGCTTACAACTGTGCCTTGGGGAACTGTGCCTTGGGGAGCTGGGCTCAACTCTATTTTGTTACCATTACTACTATTATAATGCAGATGTCTGAAGGTAGCATTAAATCTCTGGATGCATCCACTTGGTcattccagaacatttcatcaAGTGAAAATGTCATCCACTTGGCCCAGTCTTTAGTACATTTGTCCTCTCTGCCTGGTTTGAGTCCCTTCTACCTTCCGATAACAGAATCCTGGCTTTCCTTCGGAAACCATATCCCCTTCCTTCCAGTCTGGGTGGTTCAGATAGGTTGACTCTACCCTAAAGCTCCAGAAGTGAGCTGACATCCCAAAGTAGTATTGGCCATTCCTTTCAACCCTGACCCGCCCTGATAACTCAGAGGTGGACAAGTGATCTAATAAGCCTGGCCAAGTCAGAAAAATCCCCTGAGACCACTTTGGCAGGAAATGGCTGAAAAATCGTCCCTTGCTTCCTGCTGGGTTATAGCTTGGAGCTTTGCCAGTGCTTTGCATAAAGTAAAGCCAGCACAGAGAAAGGCAGTTAGACCTGCAGTGAGACTGGTTATTGAAGAGAATTTTTGGACTCTAGGATCCAGGTTTATCTCATCTACACAGCAGTCAAATAAAGTAAATGCTACTCTCTATTTCAAAGGGTTGTTATGATGAATGTgtcaatatttataaaacaccaatatatttcataaggaaatgaaataattccCATTTTCATTAAGCCAATTTGAGTTAGTTTTTTTTAACTGTCTGTACTGAATGCTTGAGTTATCTTTCTAACCAGAAGGGCATTTCAACTTGAATTCAATTCCTCTCTTCATTTGATTCAGCATTTTTATTGATCATTTTCCCAGCATTGTAACATAGGAATGAAATTAGGTGCCATAGATACAAAGACAATTAATATAGAATCTGCTAACTTCTAACACTCAACACAATACAGGAGACGAATGTACAAATAGAAGATTTTAGAAGGGCCTGGTAAATACCATGACAAACTCTGCACAAAGTATTAGGAACAAGGATGGGTATCTCATACAACTCTTATGGGTTAATGAGTGGGTTTCTGAGAGTTTTACAGAGGTTTTCCTACAAGAAATGGTTACTTATGTGAATTTTAAAGGATGGAGAGTTTTCCAAGTAGATGGGACAACACTGAGGAATGGAAAACCCTCCAGTAGGAGACAACCAAGTAATCAAAGGCATGAAAATCGGAAAGTGCATGGAAGTCCTAGAAGCAGCAGGTGACTCAGGTAGATGGAGTTCATCCtgtgggcagggagaggggagcaAATGAGGCAGAAGGGGAGATCAGGATTCCACATGGGAGGCCATGTGCCTGTAAGATCCTGCTTGTCTGTCAGTTTGGATGTTACCATCACTGCGAAGCTTTTACGTGTGTCTCATGGTGTTTCCATGTCCCTTGTGGACAGATTCCTTTATTGACTATCTACCATAGGGAGAGTGGGAAGGCAAGAGTAACCTACAGGTTCAACATATGTGTAGAAAAAGAGGGATGGTGGATATTAAATTCAAAAGACATTTACTAGATGCATACAACACAGAAGATAGTGGATAAAGCCAAAACTTCAAACATGAAATTCTTCTTTGATTATTAACTTGCACACTTCCTTCTGCAACATTGTCTTCTAATTCTGCAGCAAAGACTTCCTGATGATTTCAACAAACTATAATTATTTAAGTTTATTGGAAATAACACCAAGCACCATCTAATATATAGATGTGAACATCAttccaaaacttttaaaaattagcttttagTATAAgctttatatttgtcttttcttaagATTGTTGTTTAAACTTTTGTGGAAAGTATTGAGTAATTAAATTACATTATGCTCATATCATGTAATCCAAGAAATATAGGAATGCCAAAATTACAAAAGAGTTTGTcagaaaaaatacaggaaataagCAAACATCTCTatggaaacatttttatcagACTAGCTGATTATATTGGTCATCACGATGACTCTGGTATTATGGAAGTACAATGTAGGAAGTTGAGATGAGTTGTAAACCACAGCAAACATATCACACACAGTGTATGAATACATAGTTCAACTAGGACAGTTACAAATCATCCTAAAAAACTTTGATGATCAGAAAATGTCTTCTGtaatgttttaacattttgaaatgtattgaTACATTCTTTATGACTCATCTATGTTCTCTTTGGAAAGACAAATGTGATTTATGCAATTGCTGGGTAAATTGCCAATATATGTCAGTCAAACCAAGTTGGTTGATTATGTTGCTTAACACTTCTATACTGCTACTAAATTTGTGCTGCTTTACATATTAAGTGTTGAAAGAGTTTGTTAGAATCTGTAACTATGATTATATATCTGTCTATTGCTCTTTTTTGATCTCTTCGTTTTGCTTTACGagtgtgtgtgaatttttttttttctttcagagacagggccttgctctgtcacccggactgcagtgcggtggcatgatcatagctcactgcagcatggaactcctgggctcagttgattctcccacctcagcctcacaaatagtTTATATAGTTTGACAATGTGTTTCTAAGTTCATAAAAGCTTAGGAATTTTTTGTCTCTTGTTGAGTTAACccctttatatttttaacagtCTTTTTTATCTCCAAGACTATTTCTTTCCTTAAGGCATAATATATTAATTAGGCCTTCATTAGTAcatcaatttttaataaatatacttataatttatatgaatagcatattaatagttattaagtaataaatatattaatatatccagGTCAGgtttcaatatattaatatatccatGTCAGCCCATTTGTATATGATATAacactattatttcttttaatttcaagcAACCTGgtgtcaaatttatttttacttttatcgtatttttataattgacacataattacAGTACATATTGATAGGATACATAGTAATGTTTccatatataatgtatagtgatcagatcagggtaattagcatatccatcatttcaaatatttatcatttatttgtgtgggAACATTTGATATCCTTCTAGCTGTTTGAAactatttattacttttaactatagtcatcctacagtggtataAAACACTAGAATTTGTTCCTCCTATCCAGGTATaatttaaagtgtgtttcttttaaGAAGCATAAACATGTCATATTTATGTAGTCTGATAATCTTTGACTTTTAATTGGAGTGTTCTGTTTAAATTTACTATAATTCTTAATATAGTTGTATCTAAGTCTACTATCCGCTACTATATTTGTCctatcttttgaaaaataaacttttaaatttggaataattttagactcACAAAAAATTTGTGTGGGCACAGAGAGTTTCTATATCTGACCTTTAGTTCAGTGTCCCCTAACATTGACATCTTACATACTTGTAGTACATTTgacaaaaactaagaaattaacattggttcATTGCTGTTAACTAAACTCTTGTCTTTACTCAGATTTCGTCAATTTTCCAATAATGTCCTTTTTTCTATTCTAGGATCCAATTCAACATACCACATTGTATTTAGTCCCCATATCACTTTTGTCTCCTTTAATCTGTGACAATTTAttggttttgtcttgtttttcatgaccttgacagtgTTGAAGAGTACTTACAAGGAGTTTTGTAAAACGTCCATCAGTTCAGATTTTTATGATGTCCTTGTTGTGGTTATACAAAGGTTATGAATTCTCTGGAAGAACATAAATGGAGTGGAAGTGTCCTTCCATCACATTATATTGGGGGTGCGTAATATTCACATGCCATAATTGGTGACAAtaaccttgatcacttggttaagatTGTCTGCCAAATTTctccactgtaatttttttttcctttttcttagtcTTTTCTTTGGAAGCCAGTCACTAAGTCTAGCTACACGCACCTGGAGAGTGGAATTAAACTTCACCTTCAGGAAGGAAGAGACTATACTCATATTATTAGCAATTCTTCTGTAAAGATGTGTCTCTTCTGCCCTTGATCCATGTGTTGGTTTATTCcttcatttctgtcttcttttgtatTAGTTGGGTATTTTCTATTACACCATTTTATGTCCTTTTCAGATTAAGTCcaaaattttgcattttccttttagtTGTTGCCCTACAAATTACAATATTTGTTCTTGCTACAATGTTTTTCTTAATACTTTCTCTAACAACTGAAGAGATATGTTATAGTCTAAACCCATTTATCTCCCAACCTGTCTTTTGTGctatttttgtcatatattttacaataCAATATCTCAATAGGTCATTTTTTTAATATCACAAATTTTTTTAGTTCTAAGGCAGAATCAACTTTTCTACCTTTTGCTCCCAACCTCATTAAATGGGAAAGAATTGCGTGTTTGAAAAACCGCTTACCAAAAGCATCTAGTAGATCTAGCAGACGCACatgttaaaatatcaataatattcAAAAGTTTGTAAGAACTAATTCTGAATAACAAATTGGTCAGTGTGAAAAACAGCTATATGTTATACAAAATTAGAATTATCAAAGTAGTTGGGGGGTAGTGTGTACTTTCTAAAAGCATCAGATAGTCCGTTTTGAATAAGAGAAATATAAGGGAAGTGCCAGCTAGAAGCAGGCACAGATTTAGATAGAACCTGCAGCCTAACTGTATAACACCTTGGATGCCTGGGAAGAACTAAAAGTCAAGAAGAATTTTTTGAAAACTACATAAGCACTTCttttcataaaacttttattatcATGTCATTTGTACAAATGTAACAGTAATGGTAACTTCTCTTTTCCAAGGGAAAGAGAAACACTGCAGAATGAACATTAAACAAGGCATTATGCCCTACAAGCAAGACATAAAATGTCTAAGGGAAACTTCAGCATAAAAATGTTGAACACATAATGTGAGATAATTTCAATAAATAACAattgacattcttttttaaaaaaaaagtataaaaaatagaTGTGTACATACATTCCCTTACCCTAACAGTGATCCACTAATTGCTTGCATTTCAATCCCCCACCCTCCAATTCCCCACCCTATCATTTATCAAGGTGGCTGACATATTATGGTCTCCCACTAAATATTAGTTTAATGACACATTTAAAACCCAGCATATTCCAATTAAATAATCAGGACTGAGCTATGTTTGATGAAACACACTCACATCTTTAAATAACAACacgtaaaatattaaaatacaagctttcaaaaataaatacataaataagtagaACCCTCATAAGAAATAGTCAAACACATTAAGTCCTTTCCAGGTGTCCCTAGAAAGCTGctgttctctttttcattttcagccCTGGTAAGGGCAGGGATCACCCTGCAGGAAGTGTCAATGATATGCTGATAAGCTTCTTACTTCTCTCCTGTCAGTTGGTGCTCCCCCTGTGATGAGAAAAGGGTTACTGTTGCAGGTGCTAAGGAAGGCTGCTCTTCTTTCACTCTGGTGGCTGATGTTGCTTGAAGGGATGTCCCCATGCAGACTCTCGCCCAGCCCTCCACTCAGGGAAGGTCTGTCTGTACCCACTGCCCTCTATAGCAGAAAACTTGTACTCctgaatgctattttttttttttttttcaagaaagagGTGGCTGTGGACTCAACTAGATTCTTGGTTTGAAAAAGCCAAAACGTATTGGTCACTGATTGTCACATTGGGTTAGAAGTTTCCATTCATGATCTCCCTTAAGCTGCACACAACCCTATGAAATAAGTACCATTATCTACCCTATTTTGCTAAAgctcaaagagattaaataatgTTGACAGGGATCCTAGCCTTGAACTCACTGGGGGTGTCACTGCAAAGTTTCTGCTCTTCACCAAGAAGGCTTAGAGGCCCGAAGTGCCCAAACCAGACATTGCATTTTTCAGGTCTGAAGCCCATTAGGGACTGAGGTAAACGTCCCAAAACAGGCAGGGGGCATTTTGGCATCGTTAGTCAAATCTACTTAGTATTCTAGAAACGCACATTTACCCTCCCAGGGGTTAGGCCTGGGAATGGAGGACACTGAAATACTGAAATATCCTCTGGCACCAGAGCAGATTAATAACCTTAATGGCAACTTTAattgtgaaaataataatcacaattTCTAGTCCTTCAGCTAACTCTTGGGGttccctgattttatttttaggggGCAGATGCCAGTATTTCTGACCAACGGCTCCAGTCGCCTgtgtacatggaaattaaaactCACTTGTTCAGTATCTTTTCGATGATTTTCTTAACCATAGGGGATGCGGGGTTGAGACAAGCTTTCTGCCCATTCTTGAGTGTGGCtctgcagagagaagggaatCTCGTTAGACAGGAGGTCGGGTTGAGGACAGGGTTTGGAGCAGCGGGAGAGTCGGGGACCCCAGCGGtggcagcggcagcggcagcgcGGGGCGGGACTTACATGACTTCGGTTTGGGCGCAGTGGGGTCCTGGGGACTTCACATTCACACTTTGGATGTTCTTGAGGTGAACTCCGTGCAGTGTCTGCAAGCATTGGCAGCGCAGTTCAGTGACCACGGACGCTCCTAGGGAAGAAGAGACTCGGTGATTGAGCGGGGCTGTCGGCGCGGGGCGCCCACCCCAGCCGCGTCCGGCCCGGGGACCCCAGGGCCCCGGGACCCACCTGCTGCGCGCCGGCCGGCGGCCACCAGAAGCAGGAGCAGCAGCGCCACCCGCAGGAGCCGGGGATTGCTGGGGGCTGCGGAGAGCGCGGCGTGGGCCATGGGGCTCAGCAGGCGGGTCGGGAAGCTGTGCGAGAAGCGGGAGAGCTGGCGGGGAGGTGCCTGCGACCCGGGCTCTGTGGCTCCCCAAGGTCGGCGAACCCTTTTTATGCATGGTTGAGACTGGAAAGCCCGGAGCGACCGGCCAGGGAAATTCCCGGAGCTCCAGATGGATCCCGAGTCCCGAAGGAAGGCGATGGCCCCGCCCCGCGGGTGGAGTCGGGTACGGGTAGGGGGAGCCCACTGATGACGCCTGCGCCTCGCCCTCCAGAGTAATTCCCATGGACTCGGGGACTTTGGGATATTCACTTTCCGCCCCAAATTCCTGGAGGGGGAGTGAGTCCACCTCGCTGGAGATACAGCCTGTGAGGGGGGACCTTAGGTTCCCTATGACCCCCAATGTGTGGGATAGGGTTGGAGGAAAGAGCTGGGGGGAACCGTGAGAACCAGGACAGGAAAGACACGACTTCTTTAGAGGAAGAGAGCTTTATCTCCTCAGTTATCAGATTTGCTGGCGACCCGCAGATAGGCGAGTTTTCCCTCAGCTATCCTCTTTCTATATAGTATATCCTCTGTGTTAACCTCCcggtctctgcctctctcatttTCGGTTTAGCGTATTTCATGTACATTTAACATCATGCTCTCTGTGAAAGTACAGCCATCGTCTCGGATTCCAGAGAAGAGTGTTCTGCTTGTTCCTTGTTTTGCATATTCTCTAATCACACTTAGAATATCTTGTTTACATTCTCCATTTGGTGGCAACAGATTATCAGTGTCAAAAGTTGAATTCAGTGTTAGCGTCAGTGGAAGCCAGGGCTGTATAACATGACCTCTTCTTTCGTATCCTGCAtaacttccttcctccctctgaaaTGTTGGAACTTCTTAAATTCCCTGGAGATCTTCTCCCTGTGGGAGGGATTCAGATTTGATCTAGAAATATGACACTGGCTGTCACTCTGAGGCTGTGGAGGGGCTGGGTCCAGCAGGCTCATGGGCTCAAtgtttctgcttctgtctttgtgAATGACACTAGAGAGCAGGTACCTGGTGTGCAAACACCACTCCCACTGAAGGAGCAAACAGCCGCCTGCTGATGACATTTAAACACCAGATCACACATAAAATCACATTCGATTGACTATAGAACTTTCTGGTATTCAGCATTGGGCCATCTTTCTCTGGAAACATTAACAGGgtgctttttttcttgtctggAATTTCAGTCTTTTAATCTGAcacctttgtccatttttctacaGTTTTAGATAATGTATTTTGATTCGTCACTAGGTTTTAGA comes from Nomascus leucogenys isolate Asia chromosome 9, Asia_NLE_v1, whole genome shotgun sequence and encodes:
- the CXCL3 gene encoding C-X-C motif chemokine 3, giving the protein MAHAALSAAPSNPRLLRVALLLLLLVAAGRRAAGASVVTELRCQCLQTLHGVHLKNIQSVNVKSPGPHCAQTEVIATLKNGQKACLNPASPMVKKIIEKILNKGSTN